The DNA region GTCTCAACATTAGAGGATTAATCTCTGAACCTGCACCAGTAGTTACTGTAATTAAATTGGTAGTTTTTTTCCCGGCTCCAATGGTAATGAGAAGTAAAATAAGTTACAATCCACAGTTTAGCTGTACATATTCTACTTAACTAAAAAAATGGTATTAATTTTCAACGTTGGCTGATTTTTCCTGCCAATCATCAATTAAGGAACGAAGAGTGTGATTCGGAGTAAGGAATGTGTGCTTCATCCTTAAATTTGTCATAGGTGATCTTTCATTCCCTGACTGCAACCACTGTTCTATTGCTTCCAGCTCATAAGAAAACCCATCTGCCGCCACGTGTGGGTTTTTCATCACATCCTGCGCCAAacataacaaaaacaaaaacaaaaacacaacctTAGATACTTGGGATTATTAGTTGTATGCTTTTTATATTTTGATCTTATTTATAGCAAGCTAAATAGAAAAAGTTAGAAACAAAATTCAAAGATTAAGGAGCCAACCTGCAGAATAGGGCAAATGAACACACTAGGCACATCGCTAGAGCTCTCTCTATCTATACACCCTCCATTGATTACTTTTTGTCCTTCCCTTGTAAATATTTCATCACCCTTTCTTCTAATCTTATTGAGTTCCTTCAAGACACTTGCAATGCTAAAATCTGGGTTGGGCTTGCCTGTCATAGACATGCACCTGATAGCTAGGTTCACGAGCTCTTTCGCTAGATTCAATGGCCATTGTCCAGCCATGTCATCAAGAACTTTAACCAGTGCCTCTGTATCCATGTCTGATATCAGGGCCTCGTCAACGAGCCCGACCCAATTTCTTCCGGTTAGAAGCTGCAGCAACAAAACCCCTACGGCCCTCAAATCTGTCTCCGCGTTACATTCCTCGTCATGGCACTCGTGAAGCCCGAAGCCCGTGATCTTCGCAACCAGATTGCGGTCTAGGAGGACGTTGGCTGGGCTCAAATGACAATGAATAACAGGCCTCTGCTTTGCTGCGTTGAGATAGCCCAAGCCTGAGCAAACTTCTGTCGCTATTCGTATCCGGTCATGCCACCGTAAGGCCCGGCTTCGTCTCCTAGAAAATAGCATGTCTCGCAAGCTTCCGTTGCACAAGTATTCCAAAACTAAGCATTTGGGCTCAGAGCAAAAGCCCACCATGGCAACCAGATGAGGTTGCCTAATATCACCTAGAAGCCTCATCTGAAAATGCAGTAGTAAATTTGTAAATGCAGGCtatttgaagaaaataaattgcaaCTCACATGTGACATGATTATAGTTGGTACAGTTAAGACAGTCATTTAAACAGAAGAAAAGAAACATGTTAATGTTGAATGTTATGTTTTCTTATGCTGCCAAAGTGAGGTGAGCTGGGTGAGGTACGAGTTATAAAAAATGTGAGACTCTAAAAATCATAATCCTTATCAGAAGTGACtcacttttaattaaaaaataaaaattatttccaAAAATTTCATAAAAAGGTAAATAGTACTAAATATCTGGAAAAtttgaggaaaaaaaattaattttcaatgtATCACAATTAAATCTACATGTGATTTTTACCTTGGAATGAAAATATTGGTGAGACAAAGAAGCATAAGAAGGGAGCATTTTGACTGCAAAAGTCGAGTGGTTGAAGTGTCCTCTATATACGTTGGTCCAATCCCCACCGGACTTCAACCTCAGCCGCTCGGAGAAGTTTTCGGTGGCCAACCTCAGCTCCTCCTCTGTGTACTCCCTAAAACTACAACATGTGTCACTCATCCTCGCCGCCATGCTTATGGCATCTTTCTGCTTGCAGAACTCGATCCTCCTCTTCAATACATCCCTCTGCCTCCGCAGCTCCTCTATCTCCCTCACCATATCCCTCCTTTCACTCACTGCTCTCTCTAGTTGTGCCTCCGCTCCTGACCTCGCCAACGTCGACATTTGGAGCCTGCTTGACATCTCGCGTTGGAGTCCTGTTAGTGAACCTGCCCTCCTCTTCCTCTCTTCAATCtcaattttcatttcctttatttGCTCTTTCTCTGCTTCCACTTCCTTCTTTAGTTCTTCCTTTGTGCTTACCTCTTCCCTTATTTGACCTTCAACTTCTTCTGCCTAAACATAGAAAACAATTTATGTTAAAtgacattcaatttttttagctaATGGCTAATTACCTTGGCGCGCAAGTTTGGTACCAGTTGAGCTACTTTTTAATGTAACATTCAAGTGTTTGTTGCCTACCCGTAAGACATTTCCTCGTCCCGTCAACGAGTAATTTACCTTCACTTGAGTTGATAACAAGACCTGAGGGCTAAGTACCTTGAGCAGTCTAGCTCAGTTGGTGTGCCCAAGGTACTTATCCCTTAGGCCCTGAGATTGAGTCTTGGGAAGATACGCACTGGAGGAGGCGAGGAATTGTCTTACGTGTAAATCGTGTAACACCCGGATCTTACATTTTGCATGTGTTTCtttatttgttttgaaatttgaTAAAAGGAATTGCACTATAGAGCATTTTTAGTACAATCACCCatctaaattttatttaataaacaGGGATGTGTTGCAAAAAGAGGCTTAGAACTTTGCATGAATATTAGTTACCCGACTGTTGCATAATAAAATTGCCCATTCAGCTTTTGTTTGTCTCTCTAGGTTGTCCTTGGCTTCTTTCCTCTTCAATTGGATTGTTTTTCGAGCTTCGTTCAGTTTATTTTTCAGGATCTCAATTTTTTCTGCTGCACTCTGTGAACAAATTAAGTAACATTAATTTTTGTCAAATAAACACACCATGTCAAACCATAAAAGGGggaacaaaagcatataaacaAATAATTGAAGAACTACTTTTTCTAGCCAAAGTAAAACATGGAAAGCTAATCACGGATAAAGGACAAGGTAGAGATTTGAAAATGGTTTCCATATGCTGTAACCTAAGCTAAAATGGGTCCCATCAATCTCAAACTTTAAGATTTGAAGAAAAGTAAGAAGATCAATGGAATTAGATTGCTAGTTTAGACTTTTATGCATCTTCTTATTTTAATACTATGCAAAGAAAGAAAAgttgtccaaaaaaaaattatatattgtatTGTGAAACCAATTATCTAACAACTCCTCAGAACAAACAAAAAGAAATACAACAAAACGGATAGATACTAGCACTAATCAAGGCCACATGTTTCATGTAAATATCTATGCATTGTTTGGTTACCTTAATAGAGTAGTTCCTTTCAGTGACATCTGGCTCAATTGGATCATTGTCCTGCCTGCAGGTTCCATCATCCAAATTTGATGAAGATAGCAATTGTTGATAGTAATTATCAATTTCTTGGAGACAAGACTCCCAGTGATTTTGTGTCACAGAGGAATCCAAATTGTTTGAGGAAGGAGATGCAGTTCTATCTAAGGAATCATTGTTTTTGTCATTGAACATTTTGTCTAGCCAATCTTTAAAAGTGATCTTATCTCTCATTCTGGCAACCATGACTCCCTTATCATCTTCCATGATTTGCTCATCATTATTTCCTCTGAGATAAACTTGCTTCCCAGCACAAATAATAAACAAATCACAGAATGCAGGCTTGTGCTGATGAACATAGAACAATCCACTCATGGCACCTCTTGATTTCCTaagccaaaagaaaaaagaaaaaagaaaatcaaagaatTTTTAGCATAACATAAAAAAGGGCAAACCCGGTGCTAAGCTCTCGTTATGCGCGAGTTCCATGAATAAAGTTCTAGaagaaaaagatcaaggaattgAAAGAGTACAAGGAAGGCTTCATGAATGAAAATCCTATGACCAATTTGGTTATTCCTAGACCAAATATCAAGTCTATGGTGCGCTTTTGGATAGGCTcatcaaatttctcaacttcaAAAATTTCAGCTGGCACCTGTGAGAAGCAGAAACAAACACAAGACAATAATTTGAGGAAAGTACTTTAATTTCATATGATCCCAGCAATTGAATAGTGTTATTTATTAAGAACTAAAATTATGGACACACCTTGCCACAAAAAGATATATACTTGGAAAACAGCTTCTTGATTTTCTCTTTCTCATCTTTCCTGAGAACTTCTAGCTTTTCATCATTCACAGATTTTGCTGGAAGTTTCCCAACTGCAACAGAATCTCAAAACTAAGCCAAACCCAATTGAATTTCAATTGTAAACAAAGAACAAGCCCAACTTACATGGTGTGTAAACATAATCCATGGAAATCTTGTGTGTCACATGGAGAATCACAATGGAAATTGGATGAGAATTCCATTTCCTGAGAGCCCAATTCAAAGTGTTAAATCCATCCTGTGCATCATTGCTAATAGCAACATAGATTTTTTCTGCTTGAGTTGCATCCATTTGATTGTCCAAATTAAGGTACCCAATTTTCTCTCTCTGGTTGCTCAGAGGACTAGTGTGTGTTGGTGtatcatcatcattttcaaaGCTTTGTTTTGTGAATTATCAGAAAGTGTTTGGTTTGAACTCTATTCTGTCATTGCTTTTATCAGGAGTTTCCAAGGGAAGAGGCCAAGGGGAGGCCAGCTTTGGACTTTTGTATATGGCATGTCATCATGATTGGCAAATGGAGCTGGGGTCATATATTATAATGATAATGTATATATAATCTCTTTGCTGTTTgaattttaatcttaatttcaATGGCTCTACCTAAAATTCACTTCTTATTTTCtggattaaaataaaaaagtattttttataGAGTTTAAATCCTTCTTCATATCATAGAAAGATACAAATTAatacacaatttttttatacatttggTCTTGATACACGCTTTCGTGCATGGTGGAGCATGATCTTTCTTAACTAAtcacatattattagtttatgCACAAATTATTTTAACCTTGATCCTTTTCTTATAATGTTTAACACGTAAAGCCTAATACAATTTTGACAAAAGAAATTCCTTTTTAATGCTTGTTTAAATTCAAGAACATGCAAGCTACCACTATTTGTTTAATAAATTTGACTTTTATTACAAATAAATAGTATTATTATATCTATATCAATAGGGAAACAATATTGTCAACCAAGATGATGTCATTGTCCCTCCTGGCAGTTCAATATTCCTACGGCCATTCCCACAGTTATATAGAGAAATAAAATGCTGAAGCATGCACTAGCATATAAATGGCTGAGAAATTTTCCATTCTTGCGAAAGCAACCGTaaagatagaaaaataaataaatacgtAAACTACACAATCTCAACAAAATATTTCATCACtcaactataatttttttttaaacatctcTCAACTATAATTTTAACAAGTAGAAAATTGGAAATCCTCTTACTGCAATTTTTTCaatgataaaattttaaatttccttagcGACACACAAGTACCCAAAAATACTCAAAGGATTAAAGTTATTATGGTGAAATAAAAACTCAAACTAATTATccacttctttttttttcacaatgctcgatgtaaaatttaaatgaGTATTCACATTCTCCATTTCTATATTCCTTACTTTAGTTAGATGAATACTTGCTTCAGCACAATATATCCCCTATCAACCAAAATTTCATATTTCTTCATTTTGTCGCCAACTTTGTCCTATCATATGTAACAATAAAATATGATTCTCATGACCGATCTCATTTATCAAATGAGCAATTTTTAACTCTCATGTCTTCTCTCTATGTTTCACAAATCCTCTGAATTATTTGACCCCTCTTCAATTTTTACACTTAATGCTTCTCTTCCTCCAATCCTCTATTGACCAAAATCTCGACTTCTCTTCCTCCCTTCATCGAGACCACAGCTATAATATTACTTGTGGACCACttctttaaaatatttaattttaagagATCATGGCCCAAGCTCATTATACAACTGTTCATATGTATGCAACATGATAAGCCTATATATGGTGGGAGAGCTATTCGGTAAAGTCCAAATCTAGTGGACCACTGCAGTTTTACATCTTTTTGTCAATGAGCAGATTTACATATTGAAGAGGGCTATTTAAAAAGAATGTGGCAATTTGGACcacagaaaataaaataaacggCCGGTGGTTAATGGACTACAGAAAATTGCGTGGCAATTTGGACAAAAACAAATTGCACGCTAATTACTTATGGATGCCCATAAAAACTTACATTCTAAACCCACATTTCCAAAAATGTTTTGAGATACCTCACTAACAAAAGCTAAAAAAACACTTTACTCACCTCATTCTAAAACTATGAATGTCGCTTCTAGAACCTTGTTGACCATGTCGTTCAAAGAAATATGCATCTTTGTTGCAAGGTCAAACAATCGTGCACAACGCTCTAAGCAGATCAAACTCTAGCTGAGCATTGGAGCCATTATCTTTTCCATCTCCGCAACCGTCCACCtgtttacaccaaattttggtaaaacaaatagagaatccaaggatcaatctgggactggattcgagtcctcttgggttctttggtgaaaataaattaaatttagtcACTCAAAACTAAAGAGATttaataacaaattagaaacaaaacGAATACATTCGGTTTAAATGATAAAAGCAATAAATGAATTTTCTAAATCTGAATGATAATAATGAACTATAAGATGCAGTGTTACACGAATCCCTACTTTTTCACTCTAACTTGGCTTGTAatcattgtgattgattgtaAGCACTTGAGAATTTTCGAGTAAAGATTGTGTACCCCTATTCTTTCTACAACCCTGCTATTTATAGACTTAAAAATGTAACTGACTTCTAACGGTCAATTGATAAAACCATTACAAGTGTCTTCTGAATATGTCTTCGTCCTACACGTGTCCTTTTTTGCTCCTTACGTGTCTTTCGCGAACTGTCTTCAAAACAACCGGCCTCCCGTAATGGATTCTTCACATCTCGAAAAAATACTTTCCAGCCGAAGTCACTTAGCACTTGGTAAATTTTCTTGAGTCTCCTTACTTTCGACTTCATAGGTCGAAATTATGCAACATAGGTcgaaattatataaaattgtgtagtcaacagatgccccccaaaataTCATTTATTCGATcagaaaaaatgatattttcgtCTCACATGATTTCGACCCAACACTAAATGTCAGTTTTTTCCTTTTCCATTCCTGACAAAACAAAAGTCTCTTTTAACCTTTAGCAACTTCCACACTCCACTATCATAAATGTCTAATCATGTCAGACACGTCCTTCAAGAGAAACCAAAAGGTAGAAACTGCCATACCCCACTCAGAATTCAAACGGATTGAACTAAATTTCATTGAACAAAGTTTTGGCATCCGGTCTAATCTCAACCGCTCATCTTACCCAGACTTAAGTCttataaataggtggaaaaaCCTTCCCACTTctacttcatcttcaacctctagCTTTTCTCtctgaaaaagaaaaacccaTTTCCAAAACCTTGCAACTCCTTGATATTCCAAAGCTCTACCGGAACCATTTCGGTTTGCGCGAGCTTTCACCATCTTCAtcattgcatcatcatcatcttccagtTCGCCGGccaccatcatgacttccacaTCCTCTTCTCAGGTTCCGTCTGCGGTTTCTCTTTTAAAACCCATTGAAGTTGAAGGGAGGACCTTTGTTCCAGAACCtcccaatgaagaagaaaagattaAGATCTGGAATTCCCAGGTACTTATTCCCTTCTCCATTGGTGATAAGTTGCATGCATATCTAGGACCTTACCAAACTACTTTCCCAAGAAATGCATCTGCATTCTTTCCTTCACCTTTACCTGATGAGAAAATCTTGGCCTTTAGGGATTCCTACAATCTGTCCTTTTTAGGTGACCCCCCTCGAGCTTTCCGTTCTTCACCTCCAGTGAAAACGAATCCCTACATTGAATGGTTAAACAAAGTCGAGAAAGTGAAAGGAGATTTCTGGAAAACTTTAGGGATTTTTGACATAATCCAATTATCTAGGTCGAAAATTGTCTACCATCCAGCAATGTTAGccagttctttcttcttttgggaGCGTTCGACCAATACCTTTCATACTCCTCAGGGAATGATTACCCCTACTCTCTTAGATGTAGCTGCTATTGCCGGTCTTCGACCTACAGGTTCTTCTTTTACATTCGACCGGCCTGTTAAGAAAGAAATCAAATTAGACTATAACCATCTAACTTACAAAAGCTTCATTCTGAGAAACCACGACAAGACCTCTGCAAATGTTTCCGACTCGGAACATGTAGCTTTCTTGTTGTTCTGGCTTTCTGCTTTCTTCCTTTGTTCCAAGTCTCTTCAAGTTCCTCAGAAATTTGTGCTTCTTGCTCAACTTCTGCACGAAGGTACCGACGTCTGTTTAGGTAAAGTTTTATTAGGCGAACTTTACCTTTCTTTGAGTCAAGCCATCACTTCTCTTCAGAAGCCCTCTGGAGCCGAGAAAAACATCCTTTTTGCTGGACCTCTAtggtttcttcaactttggctaAATGCCATATTTGAGACCAAACTCTCAACTCCAAGTCCACAAAATGTCTCGACTTCTATTGCTGCTTTTCGACTTAATTGCTTGACTCCTTCCAAAGATAAAGTCGATCCAGAAACCACTTTCCGTGAGTTTTTTACTGCTTTTATGGAAATGACCTCTTTTACTCCCGACCTTGCTCCATTTGCTGCTCCAACTACTGGTCCCAAATGGCTTGTCCGACCTTTCCCATGCGAATCTCCGGGCGAACAACTTGAAAGTATTAGCATCTGGAGGGAATTTTTCCGACCTCAAGTTCTTCCCCTTGGTTTCAAAAAATCTGAGGTGAACGTGTTGGGTTACCAGCCTCAGCTTGTGGCTAGACAATTCGGCCTATGTCAAATCGTTCCTATCCCTCTTTTCTCAAAAAAGGATGCCATTTGCAACGAAGGGTTTTGCGACAAAGATGTCGACTCTTTTTATGAAGCCCTCAACTATTATGACAAAAAGACGTCTGCTCTTCGTCTTGAACCTCTGTCTTTCGAACCATCCTTTTATTGCACTAAAGAATTTGAAGTTTGGTGGTCGACCTACTACAAGTCTATTCAGACCACCTTAGGAGTTTGTATTGGAAAGATGACTGAAGCTCTTCAATCTGTGCAGAAAAAGGCTACAAAGAAAACTCGAGGTATgctcatcaaagaaatccagtcATTTCAGAGATTCTTCAAAACTGTTTATCTTCCAGGTCGATTGAATTTAACCCTTTCGGAAGCGGCggaagttttaaaagaaaaggtcaaagccaaagttttaaaaattaaactttttcCCCCTTTTGTGGATAAATATGTTTACACTCTTCGACATTATTGTCCAAAATTTCCAGCTTTTCCTACCAGTGACATGGCTTTGGCTTTACCTGTTATTTACCCAAAGTGGCTCGACCATTTTACATACAAATGTTTTATACAAAGTCTTTTACCACTTCCGAAAAGGGTTACTTCGACTAAATATTTCTTGCACAACTACCCCGGACACATTCATATTAACTCATGTCACGTCCAAGTCCTTACACAAATTC from Lotus japonicus ecotype B-129 chromosome 2, LjGifu_v1.2 includes:
- the LOC130740086 gene encoding putative U-box domain-containing protein 50, with product MDATQAEKIYVAISNDAQDGFNTLNWALRKWNSHPISIVILHVTHKISMDYVYTPFGKLPAKSVNDEKLEVLRKDEKEKIKKLFSKYISFCGKVPAEIFEVEKFDEPIQKRTIDLIFGLGITKLVIGFSFMKPSLKSRGAMSGLFYVHQHKPAFCDLFIICAGKQVYLRGNNDEQIMEDDKGVMVARMRDKITFKDWLDKMFNDKNNDSLDRTASPSSNNLDSSVTQNHWESCLQEIDNYYQQLLSSSNLDDGTCRQDNDPIEPDVTERNYSIKSAAEKIEILKNKLNEARKTIQLKRKEAKDNLERQTKAEWAILLCNSRAEEVEGQIREEVSTKEELKKEVEAEKEQIKEMKIEIEERKRRAGSLTGLQREMSSRLQMSTLARSGAEAQLERAVSERRDMVREIEELRRQRDVLKRRIEFCKQKDAISMAARMSDTCCSFREYTEEELRLATENFSERLRLKSGGDWTNVYRGHFNHSTFAVKMLPSYASLSHQYFHSKMRLLGDIRQPHLVAMVGFCSEPKCLVLEYLCNGSLRDMLFSRRRSRALRWHDRIRIATEVCSGLGYLNAAKQRPVIHCHLSPANVLLDRNLVAKITGFGLHECHDEECNAETDLRAVGVLLLQLLTGRNWVGLVDEALISDMDTEALVKVLDDMAGQWPLNLAKELVNLAIRCMSMTGKPNPDFSIASVLKELNKIRRKGDEIFTREGQKVINGGCIDRESSSDVPSVFICPILQDVMKNPHVAADGFSYELEAIEQWLQSGNERSPMTNLRMKHTFLTPNHTLRSLIDDWQEKSANVEN
- the LOC130740088 gene encoding uncharacterized protein LOC130740088 isoform X1, with product MTSTSSSQVPSAVSLLKPIEVEGRTFVPEPPNEEEKIKIWNSQVLIPFSIGDKLHAYLGPYQTTFPRNASAFFPSPLPDEKILAFRDSYNLSFLGDPPRAFRSSPPVKTNPYIEWLNKVEKVKGDFWKTLGIFDIIQLSRSKIVYHPAMLASSFFFWERSTNTFHTPQGMITPTLLDVAAIAGLRPTGSSFTFDRPVKKEIKLDYNHLTYKSFILRNHDKTSANVSDSEHVAFLLFWLSAFFLCSKSLQVPQKFVLLAQLLHEGTDVCLGKVLLGELYLSLSQAITSLQKPSGAEKNILFAGPLWFLQLWLNAIFETKLSTPSPQNVSTSIAAFRLNCLTPSKDKVDPETTFREFFTAFMEMTSFTPDLAPFAAPTTGPKWLVRPFPCESPGEQLESISIWREFFRPQVLPLGFKKSEVNVLGYQPQLVARQFGLCQIVPIPLFSKKDAICNEGFCDKDVDSFYEALNYYDKKTSALRLEPLSFEPSFYCTKEFEVWWSTYYKSIQTTLGVCIGKMTEALQSVQKKATKKTRGMLIKEIQSFQRFFKTVYLPGRLNLTLSEAAEVLKEKVKAKVLKIKLFPPFVDKYVYTLRHYCPKFPAFPTSDMALALPVIYPKWLDHFTYKCFIQSLLPLPKRVTSTKYFLHNYPGHIHINSCHVQVLTQIHQAEPIPKVPCKEDEGSDNSTGIPVQQKNVPKARKRGSQSSTSDARKKIRISSEKDDSERTLVDPIPEDENISSKTVDPDEAAQDNANSKASDINEENPPISSAKKRAGAEPNQEEQQAETDQEDSGSSQSESSGASSPTKTQQEQDNSSQPKPPPQVIHLSSNSSDSSSSDCQSLDDFLNFQPLRIQYPSGRIVSYVSSDNESFTQDLGASAEKSDTDEDRQPIPSPIAKVSKTQEKALEVSSPVAGKKSPQSIPIEDFDALAMDDPVLALEQLISGQVSLSTSRSQESSMQNEGTSTLNTATTMINKLRSLTFEQDLFSALNSNPNLGREIKQLIADLGNEDLTDQQEKGIQELQEFLDESLSTLDQAKLVGQDLASKFTECTQAAESFDQAKTEVDSIKLLEEADSMQLNEILKQIAELQQQEKSLKANLAKFKKQKTEVAAKAISHVKDKNRLEGEISELQNKKAKVDKRLKKLKGRYAPMKATPPF
- the LOC130740088 gene encoding uncharacterized protein LOC130740088 isoform X3; this encodes MTSTSSSQVPSAVSLLKPIEVEGRTFVPEPPNEEEKIKIWNSQVLIPFSIGDKLHAYLGPYQTTFPRNASAFFPSPLPDEKILAFRDSYNLSFLGDPPRAFRSSPPVKTNPYIEWLNKVEKVKGDFWKTLGIFDIIQLSRSKIVYHPAMLASSFFFWERSTNTFHTPQGMITPTLLDVAAIAGLRPTGSSFTFDRPVKKEIKLDYNHLTYKSFILRNHDKTSANVSDSEHVAFLLFWLSAFFLCSKSLQVPQKFVLLAQLLHEGTDVCLGKVLLGELYLSLSQAITSLQKPSGAEKNILFAGPLWFLQLWLNAIFETKLSTPSPQNVSTSIAAFRLNCLTPSKDKVDPETTFREFFTAFMEMTSFTPDLAPFAAPTTGPKWLVRPFPCESPGEQLESISIWREFFRPQVLPLGFKKSEVNVLGYQPQLVARQFGLCQIVPIPLFSKKDAICNEGFCDKDVDSFYEALNYYDKKTSALRLEPLSFEPSFYCTKEFEVWWSTYYKSIQTTLGVCIGKMTEALQSVQKKATKKTRAEPIPKVPCKEDEGSDNSTGIPVQQKNVPKARKRGSQSSTSDARKKIRISSEKDDSERTLVDPIPEDENISSKTVDPDEAAQDNANSKASDINEENPPISSAKKRAGAEPNQEEQQAETDQEDSGSSQSESSGASSPTKTQQEQDNSSQPKPPPQVIHLSSNSSDSSSSDCQSLDDFLNFQPLRIQYPSGRIVSYVSSDNESFTQDLGASAEKSDTDEDRQPIPSPIAKVSKTQEKALEVSSPVAGKKSPQSIPIEDFDALAMDDPVLALEQLISGQVSLSTSRSQESSMQNEGTSTLNTATTMINKLRSLTFEQDLFSALNSNPNLGREIKQLIADLGNEDLTDQQEKGIQELQEFLDESLSTLDQAKLVGQDLASKFTECTQAAESFDQAKTEVDSIKLLEEADSMQLNEILKQIAELQQQEKSLKANLAKFKKQKTEVAAKAISHVKDKNRLEGEISELQNKKAKVDKRLKKLKGRYAPMKATPPF
- the LOC130740088 gene encoding uncharacterized protein LOC130740088 isoform X2, with product MTSTSSSQVPSAVSLLKPIEVEGRTFVPEPPNEEEKIKIWNSQVLIPFSIGDKLHAYLGPYQTTFPRNASAFFPSPLPDEKILAFRDSYNLSFLGDPPRAFRSSPPVKTNPYIEWLNKVEKVKGDFWKTLGIFDIIQLSRSKIVYHPAMLASSFFFWERSTNTFHTPQGMITPTLLDVAAIAGLRPTGSSFTFDRPVKKEIKLDYNHLTYKSFILRNHDKTSANVSDSEHVAFLLFWLSAFFLCSKSLQVPQKFVLLAQLLHEGTDVCLGKVLLGELYLSLSQAITSLQKPSGAEKNILFAGPLWFLQLWLNAIFETKLSTPSPQNVSTSIAAFRLNCLTPSKDKVDPETTFREFFTAFMEMTSFTPDLAPFAAPTTGPKWLVRPFPCESPGEQLESISIWREFFRPQVLPLGFKKSEVNVLGYQPQLVARQFGLCQIVPIPLFSKKDAICNEGFCDKDVDSFYEALNYYDKKTSALRLEPLSFEPSFYCTKEFEVWWSTYYKSIQTTLGVCIGKMTEALQSVQKKATKKTRGMLIKEIQSFQRFFKTVYLPGRLNLTLSEAAEVLKEKVKAKVLKIKLFPPFVDKYVYTLRHYCPKFPAFPTSDMALALPVIYPKWLDHFTYKCFIQSLLPLPKRVTSTKYFLHNYPGHIHINSCHVQVLTQIHQAEPIPKVPCKEDEGSDNSTGIPVQQKNVPKARKRGSQSSTSDARKKIRISSEKDDSERTLVDPIPEDENISSKTVDPDEAAQDNANSKASDINEENPPISSAKKRAGAEPNQEEQQAETDQEDSGSSQSESSGASSPTKTQQEQDNSSQPKPPPQDLGASAEKSDTDEDRQPIPSPIAKVSKTQEKALEVSSPVAGKKSPQSIPIEDFDALAMDDPVLALEQLISGQVSLSTSRSQESSMQNEGTSTLNTATTMINKLRSLTFEQDLFSALNSNPNLGREIKQLIADLGNEDLTDQQEKGIQELQEFLDESLSTLDQAKLVGQDLASKFTECTQAAESFDQAKTEVDSIKLLEEADSMQLNEILKQIAELQQQEKSLKANLAKFKKQKTEVAAKAISHVKDKNRLEGEISELQNKKAKVDKRLKKLKGRYAPMKATPPF